The Streptomyces sp. NBC_01353 genome contains a region encoding:
- a CDS encoding FAD-binding protein produces the protein MTPPPHLPAAQPDPTDSAPGVGTAFDTVPALDGELRFDQAALDAASTDFGHLVSRPPAAVLSPGSAQDVATMVRYCRERGLKVAGRGQGHSTNGQAQVPSGLVIDLGSLDSIEIRDDTAIVQTGARWSTLVQASLPMGLTPPAFTDYLELSVGGTLSAGGLGGQIGRHGTQVDNVLELQVVTGEGELTTCSPTERPDLFRAVLGGLGQCGIITRATLSLVPAPRSVRHYVMFFGSVAALTAQQAKLIEDGRFDYLVGQALPTPDGWTYMIEAAAYDGAAADDARLTGDLEHTSIEAQDVPYFDFLNRLAPAVEAFESMGEWKRPHPWYDSLLPASTVNAVVTETLSGLKAGALGVSAVVLLYPVPTAQCRTPLPVMPDEDLVYLFSLLKTASPGADSAEEMVAANRSQYDATVAAGGRWYPIGSVPLTRNDWVHHFGPFWAELEAARHRYDPDGVLTPGQRIF, from the coding sequence GTGACGCCTCCTCCGCACCTTCCTGCCGCGCAGCCGGACCCGACCGACTCCGCCCCCGGCGTAGGCACCGCCTTCGACACGGTTCCCGCCCTGGACGGGGAGCTGCGGTTCGACCAGGCCGCCCTCGACGCGGCGTCCACCGACTTCGGCCACCTGGTCAGCCGGCCGCCCGCCGCGGTCCTCAGCCCCGGCTCGGCCCAGGACGTCGCCACGATGGTCCGCTACTGCCGGGAGCGCGGGCTGAAGGTCGCCGGACGGGGCCAGGGGCACTCCACCAACGGACAGGCCCAGGTGCCCTCCGGGCTCGTCATCGACCTCGGCTCGCTGGACTCCATCGAGATCCGCGACGACACCGCCATAGTCCAGACCGGGGCGCGGTGGAGCACTCTGGTCCAGGCCTCCCTGCCCATGGGCCTCACCCCGCCCGCCTTCACCGACTATCTCGAGCTCTCCGTGGGCGGCACGCTGTCGGCCGGAGGCCTGGGCGGGCAGATCGGTCGCCACGGCACGCAGGTCGACAACGTGCTCGAACTCCAGGTCGTCACCGGTGAGGGCGAGCTCACGACCTGCTCCCCCACCGAGCGCCCCGACCTCTTCCGAGCCGTCCTCGGCGGTCTGGGACAGTGCGGGATCATCACCCGCGCCACCCTCTCTCTGGTCCCCGCGCCCCGTTCCGTACGGCACTACGTCATGTTCTTCGGGAGCGTCGCCGCCCTTACCGCGCAGCAGGCCAAGCTGATCGAGGACGGACGGTTCGACTACCTCGTCGGCCAGGCCCTGCCCACCCCGGACGGCTGGACCTACATGATCGAGGCCGCCGCCTACGACGGGGCGGCCGCCGACGACGCCCGGCTCACGGGCGACCTGGAGCACACCTCGATCGAGGCCCAGGACGTGCCCTACTTCGACTTCCTGAACCGGCTCGCCCCGGCGGTTGAAGCCTTCGAGTCCATGGGCGAGTGGAAGCGGCCGCATCCCTGGTACGACAGCCTGCTCCCCGCGTCCACCGTGAACGCCGTCGTCACGGAGACACTCTCCGGTCTCAAGGCCGGCGCGCTCGGCGTGAGCGCGGTCGTCCTGCTGTACCCCGTGCCCACCGCCCAGTGCCGCACCCCGCTCCCCGTCATGCCGGACGAGGATCTCGTCTACCTCTTCTCCCTCCTCAAGACCGCCTCCCCCGGGGCGGATTCCGCCGAGGAGATGGTCGCGGCGAACCGTAGCCAGTACGACGCCACCGTCGCCGCGGGCGGCCGCTGGTACCCGATCGGTTCGGTACCTCTGACCAGGAATGACTGGGTGCACCACTTCGGCCCCTTCTGGGCCGAACTCGAGGCCGCACGGCACCGTTACGACCCCGACGGTGTCCTTACGCCCGGTCAGCGCATCTTCTGA
- a CDS encoding PP2C family protein-serine/threonine phosphatase — MIESGRPRLHRRYGRWRLVRLSPVILTVVIASLAYATPPEMAFSRLLPAAPALAAAMWPVLPTVLLGTVCLILMIGLGLVFPDLGTWWTAGGIIAVTVAAAYGSHVRLQRERTLFQVRLVADAAQQVVLSPMPRRFGNVDVESLYLAAAAEARIGGDFYEVVDTPYGVRLLIGDVRGKGLPAVGAAAAIVNAFREAAYGETDMVDVARRLDASSTRYNAAFPPDGPMERFATALLAEIPHEGRRIDILNCGHPPPLLLNHGKLRVLESATPSPLLSLAELIGDHYNVDTFDLDPGDLLLLYTDGVAEARARDGEFFPLAAWMRRQPSTPPRELLTALHRDLLRYSRGRLDDDIAALAVRLGEP; from the coding sequence GTGATCGAGTCTGGACGGCCGCGGCTCCACCGGCGCTACGGCCGGTGGAGGCTTGTGCGGCTGTCGCCGGTCATTCTGACCGTCGTGATCGCCAGCCTGGCCTACGCCACTCCGCCGGAAATGGCCTTCAGTCGCCTCCTGCCCGCGGCGCCGGCCCTGGCCGCCGCAATGTGGCCGGTCCTCCCCACCGTCCTGCTCGGGACGGTCTGCCTCATTCTGATGATCGGCCTCGGCCTCGTCTTCCCCGATCTGGGAACGTGGTGGACGGCCGGGGGGATCATCGCGGTCACGGTGGCCGCCGCGTACGGAAGCCATGTCCGGCTCCAGCGGGAGCGCACCCTCTTCCAGGTACGGCTCGTCGCCGACGCGGCGCAACAGGTGGTACTGAGCCCTATGCCACGCCGCTTCGGGAATGTCGATGTCGAGTCGCTGTACCTCGCGGCCGCGGCGGAGGCCCGCATCGGCGGGGACTTCTACGAGGTGGTCGACACGCCATACGGGGTCAGGCTGCTCATCGGTGACGTGCGGGGCAAGGGCCTGCCGGCAGTGGGGGCGGCCGCGGCGATCGTCAACGCCTTCCGGGAGGCGGCTTACGGCGAGACCGACATGGTCGACGTCGCACGCAGGCTGGACGCCAGCAGCACCCGTTACAACGCCGCCTTTCCCCCCGACGGGCCGATGGAGCGCTTCGCCACCGCCCTTCTCGCCGAGATCCCGCACGAGGGCAGACGTATCGACATCCTCAATTGCGGACACCCCCCACCACTGCTCCTGAACCACGGGAAACTCCGGGTTCTCGAGTCCGCCACGCCCTCGCCACTGCTCAGCCTCGCGGAGCTCATCGGCGATCATTACAACGTCGACACCTTCGACCTCGACCCCGGCGACCTGCTGCTCCTCTATACCGACGGGGTCGCAGAGGCCCGCGCCCGCGACGGCGAGTTCTTCCCGCTGGCAGCTTGGATGCGTCGACAGCCTTCGACACCACCCCGCGAACTGCTCACGGCTCTTCACCGCGACCTACTCCGTTACAGCAGAGGACGCCTTGACGACGACATCGCCGCCCTCGCCGTACGCCTGGGTGAGCCATGA
- a CDS encoding tetratricopeptide repeat protein — MAGQVCEAGRTKASAPEYQGVLGSMSVNAPLAEVLARGVDELRAAERAGDQEGAARCGLAVAEACRRLGRIEEADQAWKASYRAARSAGHEGAMAWALWSGGTLARQRGAFRLAYRLLRLAAEMGERGGDVVVRGYSLAGLAETGRIQGDYAAVGRLHEQLLAEARRRGEARHTVWALEGIAQMHRNTGAYDKALALFEEAAETASRAEDRRGWAWALRGVADVVSARDGDVERALSLLSQAEEACLEIRLSSALAYNHKMRGNVLYRAGRYAEARELYTRALEEFREMEEPRGTALSRLGLVKARARLGRDAAQSAAELAELRSLLDRIGLRHAREMVEKAAAELGVGPLPDEAGDVPGAREPVLPAAGLEALRAADAEGLR; from the coding sequence ATGGCAGGTCAGGTATGTGAGGCGGGACGGACGAAGGCGTCCGCGCCGGAGTACCAGGGGGTTCTCGGGTCGATGTCGGTCAACGCTCCGCTGGCGGAGGTGCTCGCCCGGGGCGTCGACGAGCTGCGGGCCGCGGAGCGAGCCGGTGACCAGGAGGGGGCGGCGCGCTGCGGGCTCGCCGTCGCGGAGGCATGCCGGAGGCTGGGGCGGATCGAGGAGGCCGACCAGGCGTGGAAGGCGAGCTACCGGGCGGCGCGTTCGGCCGGGCACGAGGGGGCGATGGCCTGGGCGCTGTGGAGCGGTGGCACGCTGGCCCGGCAGCGTGGGGCGTTCCGGCTGGCGTACCGGTTGCTGCGGCTGGCGGCCGAGATGGGCGAGCGGGGCGGTGACGTCGTCGTGCGGGGCTATTCCCTGGCGGGGCTTGCCGAGACGGGGCGCATACAGGGCGATTACGCGGCTGTGGGCAGGCTGCACGAACAGTTGCTGGCCGAGGCCCGCCGGCGCGGTGAGGCCCGGCATACGGTGTGGGCGCTGGAGGGCATCGCGCAGATGCACCGCAACACCGGCGCCTACGACAAGGCACTGGCGCTGTTCGAGGAGGCGGCCGAGACCGCGTCGCGTGCCGAGGACCGGCGGGGCTGGGCATGGGCTCTGCGAGGCGTCGCCGATGTGGTGTCCGCGCGAGACGGGGACGTGGAGCGTGCCCTGTCACTGCTGTCGCAGGCGGAGGAGGCCTGCCTGGAGATACGGCTGTCCAGCGCGCTCGCCTACAACCACAAGATGCGTGGCAACGTGCTGTATCGGGCGGGCCGGTACGCGGAGGCCCGTGAGCTCTATACGCGGGCCCTCGAGGAGTTCCGCGAGATGGAGGAGCCGCGGGGGACGGCGCTTTCGAGGCTGGGGCTGGTCAAGGCGCGTGCCCGGCTGGGCCGGGACGCCGCGCAGAGCGCCGCCGAGCTGGCGGAGCTGCGCTCGTTGCTGGACCGCATCGGGCTGCGGCATGCCCGGGAGATGGTGGAGAAGGCGGCGGCCGAGCTGGGCGTGGGACCGCTGCCGGACGAGGCCGGAGACGTGCCGGGGGCCCGGGAGCCGGTGCTGCCTGCGGCCGGGCTGGAGGCGCTGCGGGCCGCCGATGCGGAGGGACTGCGGTGA
- a CDS encoding polyprenyl synthetase family protein, with amino-acid sequence MSHGRHSTVPGVLARCRELVRPALVEAVGRLHPWTGEMAAYALGWSDAAGTPDPGGSEGKGVRQALAVLGAEAVGADGSVAVAGAVATELVHTFSLLHDDIMDGDGLRRQRPAVWKAYGTGPAVLAGDALHAMAVQTLAEAPSPWAAAAVRHLCGTLNALVCGQADDLRFEQRPWTGSGAVELEQYRSMAEQKTGALLGSAIGLGAVLGGAPARTVSVLEQAGRHLGIAFQAVDDLLGIWGDPAVTGKPVHSDLRQCKKTYPVLAALAAGGTAARELAELLESPGQLHGTAVAHAAVLVEEAGGRAATRDEARRHLDTARRGLREAALAPEAARDLDALFTYVLDRSW; translated from the coding sequence GTGTCCCACGGCCGCCACAGCACAGTGCCCGGTGTACTCGCGCGCTGTCGTGAGCTGGTGCGGCCCGCACTGGTGGAGGCGGTGGGGCGACTGCACCCCTGGACCGGTGAGATGGCGGCGTACGCGCTGGGCTGGAGCGATGCGGCCGGTACGCCGGATCCGGGCGGTTCCGAGGGCAAGGGAGTGCGGCAGGCGCTCGCCGTGCTGGGGGCCGAGGCCGTGGGAGCGGACGGGAGCGTCGCCGTCGCAGGCGCGGTGGCCACGGAACTGGTGCACACCTTCTCCTTGCTGCACGACGACATCATGGACGGCGACGGGCTGCGGCGGCAGCGTCCGGCGGTGTGGAAGGCCTACGGGACCGGTCCGGCCGTCCTGGCCGGCGACGCCCTCCACGCCATGGCCGTGCAGACTCTGGCCGAGGCGCCGAGCCCCTGGGCAGCGGCCGCGGTCCGGCACTTGTGCGGGACGCTCAACGCGTTGGTGTGCGGGCAGGCGGACGACCTGCGGTTCGAGCAGCGCCCGTGGACCGGATCGGGTGCGGTGGAGTTGGAGCAGTACCGGTCGATGGCGGAACAGAAGACGGGGGCCTTGCTGGGCAGTGCGATCGGGCTCGGGGCGGTGCTCGGCGGTGCTCCTGCCCGGACTGTGTCGGTGCTGGAACAGGCCGGGCGCCATCTGGGCATTGCCTTCCAAGCGGTGGACGACCTGCTCGGCATCTGGGGTGACCCGGCGGTGACGGGCAAGCCCGTTCACAGCGACCTGCGGCAGTGCAAGAAGACCTACCCGGTCCTCGCCGCGCTGGCCGCAGGCGGAACGGCCGCCCGCGAGCTGGCGGAGCTGCTGGAATCGCCTGGGCAACTGCACGGGACGGCAGTGGCACATGCCGCCGTGCTCGTGGAGGAGGCGGGCGGGCGGGCCGCGACCCGTGACGAGGCGCGCCGGCATCTGGACACCGCCCGCCGTGGCCTGCGGGAGGCGGCACTCGCGCCTGAAGCCGCCAGGGACTTGGACGCGTTGTTCACGTACGTGCTGGATCGCAGCTGGTGA
- a CDS encoding helix-turn-helix domain-containing protein has translation MEDIEAIAVLQDPVRRRLYEYVAAQGREVGRNEAAEAAGVARTLAAHHLDKLTEAGLLESGSRRLTGRSGPGAGRPAKVYTRSRAERSVSLPARDYRTAAELLAEAAERAGLDAGLCAAARRRGEALRGSAAPCGGLDEAMEMLAARGYEPHLEADEDAEDAEGVEGAIEVAARVVRMRNCPFHAVAERFPPLVCGMNLALLEGLLGADGPVRARMDARPGECCVVVESSKNNDD, from the coding sequence GTGGAGGACATCGAAGCGATTGCGGTCTTGCAGGATCCGGTACGGCGCCGCCTGTACGAGTACGTGGCGGCGCAGGGCCGTGAGGTCGGCCGGAATGAGGCCGCCGAGGCGGCCGGGGTGGCGCGCACACTCGCTGCGCATCATCTGGACAAGCTGACCGAGGCCGGGCTGCTGGAGAGCGGCAGCCGCCGTCTGACGGGCCGCTCGGGGCCGGGGGCGGGCCGTCCCGCCAAGGTGTACACGCGGTCGCGGGCGGAGCGGTCGGTGTCGTTGCCCGCCCGCGACTACCGCACAGCCGCCGAGTTGCTCGCCGAGGCGGCCGAGCGGGCCGGGCTGGACGCCGGGCTCTGCGCGGCCGCGCGCCGCCGGGGCGAGGCCCTGCGCGGCTCGGCGGCGCCCTGCGGCGGCCTCGATGAGGCCATGGAGATGCTGGCTGCCCGCGGCTACGAGCCGCACCTGGAAGCCGACGAGGATGCCGAGGACGCCGAAGGCGTTGAGGGGGCGATCGAGGTAGCCGCACGCGTCGTCCGTATGCGTAACTGCCCCTTCCATGCCGTCGCCGAACGCTTCCCGCCGCTCGTCTGCGGCATGAACCTCGCGTTGCTGGAGGGGCTGCTCGGCGCGGACGGTCCCGTACGCGCTCGCATGGACGCCCGGCCGGGAGAGTGCTGCGTGGTCGTCGAGTCTTCTAAAAACAATGACGATTGA
- a CDS encoding DUF3291 domain-containing protein: protein MTASTHAAHHLAQLNVATLRYPFDDPRVAPFVEMLDPVNAAADGTPGFVWRLVEDGAADATGLRPAGEDVIVNLSVWETQEALWDFAYRSGHLEVMRRRREWFERHVEAHMVLWWVPAGHLPTVGEALERLADLREHGPSPRAFTFASSYTAAEAAQQLQAVPPAQPEQAARSAGRTPAEDAAAV from the coding sequence ATGACCGCATCCACGCATGCCGCCCACCACCTCGCCCAGCTCAACGTCGCCACACTCCGCTACCCCTTCGACGACCCGCGCGTGGCGCCCTTCGTCGAGATGCTCGATCCGGTCAACGCCGCCGCCGACGGCACGCCCGGCTTCGTGTGGCGGCTCGTGGAGGACGGGGCGGCCGACGCCACCGGCCTGCGCCCTGCGGGCGAGGACGTCATCGTCAACCTGTCGGTGTGGGAAACCCAGGAAGCCCTGTGGGACTTCGCCTACCGCAGCGGCCACCTGGAAGTGATGCGGCGGCGCCGCGAATGGTTCGAACGGCACGTCGAGGCCCACATGGTGCTCTGGTGGGTCCCCGCAGGTCACCTCCCGACCGTCGGCGAGGCCTTGGAGCGGCTGGCGGATCTGCGGGAGCACGGGCCGTCCCCGCGCGCGTTCACCTTCGCGTCCTCCTACACCGCCGCCGAGGCCGCCCAGCAGCTTCAGGCCGTGCCGCCGGCGCAGCCTGAGCAGGCCGCCCGGAGCGCGGGGCGGACTCCGGCCGAGGACGCGGCGGCAGTCTAA
- a CDS encoding DUF6193 family natural product biosynthesis protein has protein sequence MHCSVCTPASFLQLSQVSAAHERGPEHAVDEKRRSYLEPHTSTDLNVIRAAYGEPRLRALFPFTSHGTLRFSRCTGSPFSRDMSVNPPLGGRRPVRRIRGAAPRGGVRPGPDLHGGGGRRPGRRTDGALRNGDRLAPSRLRDGA, from the coding sequence GTGCATTGCTCAGTTTGCACACCTGCATCGTTCTTGCAGCTCAGTCAAGTCTCCGCGGCGCACGAGCGCGGTCCCGAGCACGCTGTCGACGAGAAGCGGCGGAGCTACCTGGAGCCGCATACCTCCACGGATCTGAACGTGATCCGAGCCGCCTACGGCGAGCCCAGGCTTCGGGCCCTGTTCCCCTTCACGAGCCATGGCACTTTGCGCTTCAGCCGCTGTACGGGCTCCCCGTTCTCGCGAGACATGTCCGTGAACCCGCCACTCGGTGGGCGCCGACCGGTGCGCCGCATTCGCGGTGCAGCACCGCGGGGAGGAGTTCGACCGGGACCGGACCTACACGGCGGAGGAGGCCGCCGGCCAGGCCGTCGAACGGATGGCGCCCTGCGGAACGGCGATCGCCTGGCCCCCAGCAGACTTCGCGACGGCGCGTAG
- a CDS encoding ABC transporter permease subunit → MSLLGDAPLVSKTVGGGKAAGGGRGDFGHALRAEWTKLRTSEGTGWLLLLAVVLTVAVGCGTAKAVKCPDPGCGQDAVRLALTGVTAGQAVIAVLAVLAVSGEYGTGMIRTTLVAVPKRITVLTAKATVLTVVVLACGTVAVLASLLAGRHILPGNGFIEAHGYAPLSLADGPTLRAAAGSVLYLGLIALIGLGVATAVREAATAIGITLGLLYLFPVVAQVVHDPEWQRHLQQIAPMTAGLAVQATVDLPALPIGPWAGLGVLAAWAAAALLVGGLLLQRRDA, encoded by the coding sequence ATGAGTCTCCTCGGCGACGCACCACTCGTCAGCAAGACGGTCGGTGGCGGCAAGGCGGCCGGCGGCGGCCGAGGGGACTTCGGCCACGCCTTGCGCGCGGAGTGGACGAAGCTGCGCACCTCAGAGGGGACGGGATGGCTGCTCCTGCTCGCCGTCGTCTTGACCGTGGCCGTCGGCTGCGGCACCGCCAAAGCCGTGAAGTGCCCGGACCCGGGGTGCGGCCAGGACGCCGTCAGGCTCGCCCTGACCGGCGTCACCGCCGGACAGGCTGTCATCGCGGTCCTCGCGGTACTGGCCGTCAGCGGTGAATACGGCACCGGGATGATCCGCACCACGCTCGTGGCGGTGCCGAAGAGGATCACCGTCCTCACCGCCAAGGCGACAGTCCTCACCGTGGTCGTCCTCGCCTGCGGGACGGTCGCCGTCCTGGCCTCCCTCCTCGCCGGCCGCCACATCCTGCCCGGCAACGGTTTCATCGAGGCGCACGGCTACGCCCCGCTGTCCCTGGCCGACGGCCCGACCCTGCGTGCGGCCGCGGGCTCGGTTCTCTACCTCGGCCTGATCGCTCTGATCGGCCTCGGCGTGGCAACGGCCGTACGGGAGGCGGCGACCGCCATCGGGATCACACTCGGGCTTCTGTACCTCTTCCCGGTCGTCGCCCAAGTGGTCCACGATCCGGAGTGGCAGCGTCACCTTCAGCAGATCGCGCCGATGACCGCCGGACTCGCGGTCCAGGCCACCGTCGACCTGCCCGCGCTGCCCATCGGCCCCTGGGCCGGTCTGGGCGTGCTCGCCGCGTGGGCCGCGGCCGCGCTGCTGGTCGGCGGCCTGCTGCTGCAGAGGCGCGACGCGTAG
- a CDS encoding ABC transporter permease subunit has protein sequence MTTTLTPRPPATRRVERGGFLAALHAEWTKFRTVRGWVLAMAAALLATIVVGLLGTAAPAPSGPGTGTASYPKGPGGEAVNDNFYLVHKKLTGDGSLTVDLRSLTGVADTGIGREPAEGAQPWAKAGIVMKASLTRGSPYAAVMATGGHGVRMQYGFTHDTAGPSGKVSEDSPRRLRLVRSGDSLTGYVSTDGSHWTEVDSVKLPGLPQTVQAGFFAASPQAMQETAAGAGFSPAAATGTFGAPELTGSWTPGAWNGTQVGGDAGTSGSYSNTIKGGFTQTGGEFIVTGAGDIAPVVGGPVMGGGFSVENFLVGTFAGLIVVIAVGTVFITGEYRHGLLRTTVAAVPPRGRVLGAKALVVGGVGFTIGLVAAAITIPIGKSSALGRGFHVFPVPAATELRVMAGTGLLCAAAAVLALGVGTLLRRSATAVALVIASIVLPFLLATSGVLPSGVSEWLLRVTPAAGFAVQQTLPHYTQVLSVYEPSTGYYPLTPWTGFAVLCGYAALAFGLAVVRLRRRDV, from the coding sequence ATGACGACCACCCTCACCCCACGCCCCCCGGCCACGCGACGTGTTGAGCGGGGCGGGTTCCTCGCGGCGCTGCACGCCGAGTGGACGAAGTTCCGTACGGTACGTGGCTGGGTCCTGGCCATGGCGGCGGCGCTCCTGGCGACGATCGTGGTCGGCCTGCTCGGCACGGCCGCGCCCGCCCCCAGCGGCCCCGGCACCGGCACCGCCTCGTACCCGAAGGGCCCCGGCGGCGAGGCCGTCAACGACAACTTCTACCTCGTCCACAAGAAGCTGACCGGCGACGGCAGCCTCACCGTCGACCTGCGATCCCTGACCGGAGTGGCCGACACCGGGATCGGACGCGAGCCGGCCGAGGGGGCCCAGCCCTGGGCAAAGGCCGGGATCGTCATGAAGGCGAGCCTCACCCGAGGATCCCCGTATGCGGCGGTCATGGCCACCGGCGGCCACGGCGTGCGCATGCAGTACGGCTTCACCCATGACACGGCAGGCCCTTCCGGCAAGGTCTCCGAGGACTCCCCCCGCCGGCTGCGCCTGGTCCGTTCCGGCGACAGCCTCACCGGTTACGTCTCCACCGACGGCTCCCACTGGACCGAAGTCGACAGCGTGAAGCTGCCCGGGCTTCCGCAGACCGTGCAGGCCGGGTTCTTCGCGGCGTCACCGCAGGCGATGCAGGAGACCGCGGCGGGCGCGGGCTTCAGCCCGGCGGCGGCGACCGGCACCTTCGGTGCCCCGGAGCTGACGGGCAGTTGGACCCCGGGCGCGTGGAACGGCACACAGGTGGGCGGCGACGCCGGCACCTCCGGGAGCTACTCGAACACCATCAAGGGCGGCTTCACCCAGACCGGCGGCGAGTTCATCGTGACCGGGGCAGGTGACATCGCGCCGGTCGTCGGCGGGCCCGTCATGGGCGGCGGCTTCTCCGTCGAGAACTTCCTCGTCGGTACGTTCGCCGGACTCATCGTGGTGATCGCCGTGGGCACGGTGTTCATCACCGGCGAGTACCGGCACGGTCTGTTGCGTACGACCGTGGCGGCCGTCCCGCCGCGGGGCCGGGTGCTCGGTGCCAAGGCCCTGGTGGTCGGCGGCGTCGGGTTCACCATCGGCCTGGTCGCCGCCGCGATCACCATCCCCATCGGGAAGAGCAGCGCACTCGGCAGAGGCTTCCACGTCTTCCCCGTCCCGGCGGCGACCGAACTACGCGTCATGGCCGGCACCGGACTCCTCTGCGCCGCCGCAGCCGTACTCGCCCTCGGCGTCGGCACCCTGCTGCGGCGCAGCGCCACGGCGGTTGCCCTGGTCATCGCGTCGATCGTGCTTCCCTTCCTGCTCGCCACCTCAGGCGTGCTGCCCTCGGGCGTCTCGGAATGGCTGCTGCGAGTGACTCCGGCGGCGGGCTTCGCCGTCCAGCAGACCCTGCCGCACTACACACAAGTGCTCAGCGTGTACGAGCCGTCGACCGGCTACTACCCGCTGACGCCGTGGACCGGCTTCGCCGTGCTGTGCGGCTATGCCGCGCTCGCGTTCGGCCTGGCCGTGGTGCGGCTGCGCAGGAGGGACGTATGA
- a CDS encoding ATP-binding cassette domain-containing protein: MRDETAADGGSHDTEATIELTGLRKRFGSRPALDGMTFTVRPGRVTGFVGPNGAGKSTTMRVILGLDAAEEGTALVGGVPYRSLRRPLRHVGALLDASALQPGRTARNHLLWLTHSQGVPARRVDEVIEQAGLGSAARRKAGGFSLGMRQRLGIAAALLGDPPVVMLDEPFNGLDPDGIVWMRGFLATLARQGRAVLVSSHLMSELEDTADHLVVIGRGRVVADTSVSELLAEASGGRVVLRTSASPRAARILHDAGATVLATGPDTLGVTGLPDEEIVALLARNGVPFSQVSAHRATLEEAYMELTRDAVEYRGIPAGEATR, encoded by the coding sequence ATGAGAGATGAGACGGCCGCCGACGGCGGCAGCCACGACACGGAGGCGACCATCGAGCTCACCGGCCTGCGCAAGCGGTTCGGGTCGCGGCCGGCCCTGGACGGGATGACGTTCACGGTGCGTCCGGGACGGGTGACCGGCTTCGTCGGCCCGAACGGCGCGGGAAAGTCGACCACGATGCGCGTGATCCTCGGCCTGGACGCGGCCGAGGAGGGAACGGCCCTGGTCGGCGGAGTGCCGTATCGGAGTCTGCGGCGCCCGCTCCGGCACGTGGGGGCACTGCTCGATGCCTCGGCGCTGCAACCCGGGCGCACCGCCCGTAACCACTTGCTGTGGCTGACCCACTCGCAGGGGGTGCCGGCCCGGCGGGTGGACGAGGTCATCGAGCAGGCCGGCCTGGGATCGGCGGCCCGGCGCAAGGCGGGCGGCTTCTCCTTGGGCATGCGCCAGCGCCTGGGGATCGCGGCGGCTCTGCTCGGAGACCCGCCGGTGGTCATGCTGGACGAGCCGTTCAACGGTCTGGACCCCGACGGGATCGTGTGGATGCGAGGCTTCCTGGCGACGCTCGCCCGGCAGGGCCGCGCCGTCCTGGTCTCGAGTCACCTGATGAGTGAACTCGAAGACACCGCGGACCATCTCGTGGTGATCGGACGCGGCCGGGTCGTCGCGGACACCAGCGTGTCCGAGCTGCTCGCCGAGGCGTCCGGCGGCCGGGTCGTCCTGCGCACCTCCGCGTCCCCGCGCGCCGCCCGGATCCTGCACGACGCGGGCGCCACTGTGCTCGCGACCGGCCCCGACACCCTCGGTGTCACGGGCCTGCCCGACGAGGAGATCGTGGCCCTGCTCGCCAGGAACGGGGTGCCCTTCTCGCAGGTGTCCGCGCACCGGGCGACGCTCGAGGAGGCGTACATGGAGCTCACCCGGGACGCCGTGGAGTACCGGGGCATCCCGGCGGGAGAGGCCACGCGATGA